Proteins from a single region of Chryseomicrobium sp. FSL W7-1435:
- a CDS encoding DEAD/DEAH box helicase → MTKTSFTDYQLSDDIQRALAILKYDTPTEVQQKVIPLALENLDLVVKSQTGSGKTAAFGIPVTDQLEWEEKKPQVLILTPTRELAVQVREDITNIARFKRVKAVSLYGKEPFSKQKEELKQKTHVVVGTPGRVMDHIERGTLDLEKIKYLIIDEADEMLNRGFIDEVEAIIKEVPSNRVTMVFSATLPKDIESLCHAYMNDPTYIEIESTGVTADTIEHSLIEVKEEDKIALLKDITVVESPNSCLIFCRTKENVDSVYSELEEAGYPVEKLHGGIVQEDRFAVMEGFKLGNFRYLVATDVAARGIDIDNVNLVINYDVPLEKESYVHRTGRTGRAGNDGTAIMFATPHEGKFVRSIERYIGFEIPVKEAPSRSDVTSARRDFDEMLSGRRVVRNNKTARINQDIMKLHFSGGKKKKIRAIDLVGTISNIPGVTAEDIGIISIQDQMSYVDILNGKGSLVLQAMETTPVKGKKLKVSKALK, encoded by the coding sequence ATGACAAAAACCAGCTTTACAGATTATCAACTCAGTGACGACATTCAACGTGCCCTAGCCATCCTCAAGTACGACACACCGACAGAAGTTCAACAGAAAGTTATTCCCCTCGCTTTGGAGAACCTTGACCTTGTTGTAAAATCACAGACCGGTAGTGGAAAGACAGCAGCATTTGGTATTCCAGTTACCGATCAATTAGAATGGGAAGAAAAAAAGCCACAAGTTTTAATTTTGACGCCTACACGTGAGCTAGCTGTACAGGTTCGGGAAGATATCACGAATATCGCTCGCTTCAAACGGGTAAAAGCAGTTTCTCTTTATGGAAAAGAGCCTTTTTCTAAACAAAAAGAAGAACTGAAACAAAAAACTCATGTTGTGGTGGGCACACCTGGACGCGTCATGGATCATATTGAACGCGGTACGCTTGATTTAGAAAAAATTAAGTATCTGATCATCGACGAAGCGGACGAAATGCTAAACCGTGGCTTCATTGATGAAGTGGAAGCGATCATTAAAGAAGTGCCTTCTAACCGTGTCACAATGGTGTTTTCAGCTACATTACCAAAAGATATTGAAAGTCTTTGTCACGCCTATATGAACGATCCAACGTATATTGAGATTGAGTCGACAGGTGTTACTGCTGACACTATCGAGCATTCACTTATCGAAGTAAAAGAAGAAGACAAGATTGCGCTTCTTAAAGACATTACAGTGGTTGAAAGCCCAAATAGCTGCCTAATTTTCTGTCGTACAAAAGAAAACGTGGATAGCGTTTATAGTGAATTGGAAGAAGCCGGTTACCCAGTGGAGAAACTTCACGGTGGTATTGTGCAAGAAGACCGTTTCGCTGTTATGGAAGGCTTCAAACTTGGGAACTTCCGTTATCTAGTAGCAACTGATGTGGCTGCACGAGGAATTGATATTGATAACGTCAACTTGGTAATCAATTATGATGTTCCACTTGAAAAAGAAAGCTATGTTCACCGTACAGGGCGTACAGGCCGTGCTGGAAATGATGGGACCGCTATCATGTTTGCAACGCCGCACGAAGGCAAATTTGTTCGTTCAATTGAACGTTATATTGGCTTTGAAATCCCTGTAAAAGAAGCGCCAAGTCGTTCTGACGTCACAAGTGCACGTCGTGATTTTGATGAAATGTTGAGCGGTCGCCGTGTCGTCCGAAACAACAAGACTGCGCGTATCAATCAAGACATCATGAAGCTTCATTTCAGTGGCGGGAAAAAGAAGAAGATTCGTGCCATCGATTTGGTCGGTACCATCTCCAACATTCCAGGCGTCACTGCTGAAGATATCGGCATCATCTCGATACAAGATCAGATGTCGTATGTGGACATTTTGAACGGTAAAGGTTCTCTTGTGCTGCAAGCTATGGAGACTACTCCGGTTAAAGGTAAGAAACTTAAAGTTAGCAAAGCCCTTAAATAA
- a CDS encoding DUF4275 family protein, whose translation MNLYTKLLKIDRHVRILSGWSAYLYAQWEEAFASHLSEAEKKDIYLKDVDYFTGYLWHIFSFQKHDHLSGQEAIQAFDSQAKTRCFVFYQHSTDAYLIENASGLHVNDLKDEEDIYIVDTDFTWTFVITHETDSCGPYFAKV comes from the coding sequence ATGAACTTATACACTAAATTACTGAAAATCGACCGCCATGTGCGCATTCTTTCTGGCTGGAGTGCTTATCTCTACGCGCAATGGGAAGAAGCTTTCGCTAGTCATTTATCAGAAGCTGAGAAGAAAGATATTTACTTAAAGGACGTCGATTATTTCACTGGTTACTTATGGCATATCTTCAGTTTTCAAAAACACGATCATCTCTCTGGGCAAGAAGCCATTCAAGCGTTTGATTCCCAAGCAAAAACACGTTGCTTCGTCTTCTATCAGCACTCAACCGATGCCTACCTCATTGAGAATGCATCTGGTTTACATGTAAATGATTTGAAGGATGAAGAAGACATTTACATTGTAGATACTGACTTTACGTGGACTTTTGTGATCACTCATGAAACCGATTCTTGTGGTCCATACTTTGCAAAAGTGTGA